One stretch of Burkholderia sp. NRF60-BP8 DNA includes these proteins:
- a CDS encoding ABC transporter substrate-binding protein, which produces MRRTVFPVARIARVLAVALIAGSAVAAQATSFDLSPEQPARQRGAVNPAVEQALPAGFRFAEANTLTIGIAPNLPPLSTYATDARTVVGFDPDLAQLIADSIGRKLKIVPLAWADWPLALQSGKVDAVISNVTVTEQRKEKFDFSTYRKDQLGFYVKIGSKLAAIREPKDVAGLRVVTDSGTNQEKILLEWNRQNVAHGLAPVEIQYYADAAERWVALQSGRIDTIFSVNSMLAYQASLRGDAKLIGTVSGGWPRTADIAITTRKGSGLAEPLTLAINALIANGSYRKALDHWRLDAEAIDRSQTNPPGLPRT; this is translated from the coding sequence ATGAGAAGAACCGTTTTTCCCGTTGCGCGCATCGCCCGCGTGCTGGCCGTCGCGCTGATTGCCGGGAGCGCCGTCGCCGCGCAGGCGACGTCGTTCGACCTGAGTCCCGAGCAGCCGGCCCGGCAGCGCGGCGCCGTGAACCCGGCGGTCGAGCAGGCGCTGCCGGCCGGCTTCCGGTTTGCCGAAGCGAACACGCTGACGATCGGCATCGCACCGAATCTGCCGCCGCTCAGCACCTATGCGACCGACGCACGCACGGTGGTCGGCTTCGATCCCGATCTCGCGCAACTGATCGCGGACAGTATCGGCCGTAAGCTGAAGATCGTGCCGCTCGCGTGGGCCGATTGGCCGCTCGCGCTGCAGTCCGGCAAGGTCGACGCGGTGATCTCGAACGTGACGGTCACCGAGCAGCGCAAGGAGAAATTCGATTTCTCGACCTACCGGAAGGACCAGCTCGGCTTCTACGTGAAGATCGGCAGCAAGCTGGCGGCGATCCGCGAGCCGAAGGATGTCGCCGGGTTGCGTGTCGTGACCGATTCGGGCACGAACCAGGAAAAGATCCTGCTCGAATGGAACCGGCAGAACGTCGCGCACGGTCTCGCGCCCGTCGAGATCCAGTATTACGCGGATGCGGCCGAGCGCTGGGTCGCGCTGCAGTCGGGCCGCATCGACACGATCTTCAGCGTGAACTCGATGCTCGCGTATCAGGCGTCGCTGCGTGGCGATGCGAAGCTGATCGGCACCGTCAGCGGCGGCTGGCCGCGCACCGCGGACATCGCGATCACGACCCGCAAGGGCAGCGGCCTCGCCGAGCCGCTGACGCTCGCGATCAATGCGCTGATCGCCAACGGCAGCTATCGGAAGGCGCTCGATCACTGGCGGCTGGACGCCGAGGCGATCGACCGGTCGCAGACCAATCCGCCGGGGTTGCCGCGCACCTGA
- a CDS encoding TauD/TfdA family dioxygenase, whose product MTYLADERIALTAVESAHIRKTLGALDYDPAGGAGYISAVRKLAYNAFPDRIVDAFDRAKAPTADAHGSIEIDNLPIDDGVTGSPRFEETGRSFKAGVLSENVLVALSTLAGEPYSIAHEGRELVNNLTPHKATARDYTGLGSEVELDFHIENAAQAHMPEGDTSPFALLLLGVRSEAGGGPYTRLADARRALQLLSPDDIAQLYGEHYIIRVPYRWRGATPTPRDNTDLSAVLSGPLDAPRVTVAFYPDMVLAVNARAQEALANLYRAVREVSFGVQVSPGKLVLINNHFTLHSRDRFDPQYDENDRAFRWVQRVFVARSLWNFRAFTPLQARVFDPKALYAGESAQARQPSPAVQAAPPRAAAVELEAAPA is encoded by the coding sequence ATGACCTATCTCGCAGATGAACGCATCGCTTTGACGGCAGTGGAATCCGCTCACATCCGCAAGACGCTCGGCGCGCTGGATTACGATCCGGCCGGCGGCGCAGGCTATATCAGCGCGGTCCGCAAGCTGGCCTACAACGCGTTTCCCGACCGGATCGTCGACGCATTCGATCGGGCGAAGGCGCCGACCGCGGACGCGCACGGCTCGATCGAGATCGACAACCTGCCGATCGACGACGGCGTGACCGGCAGCCCGCGATTCGAGGAAACCGGCCGCTCCTTCAAGGCCGGCGTGTTGAGCGAGAACGTGCTGGTCGCGTTGAGCACGCTGGCCGGCGAGCCGTACTCGATCGCGCACGAAGGCCGCGAGCTGGTGAACAACCTGACGCCGCACAAGGCGACCGCGCGCGACTATACGGGCCTCGGCTCCGAGGTCGAACTCGATTTCCATATCGAGAACGCCGCGCAGGCGCACATGCCGGAAGGCGACACGTCGCCATTCGCGCTGCTGCTGCTCGGCGTGCGCAGCGAGGCCGGCGGCGGCCCGTACACGCGGCTCGCCGATGCGCGCCGCGCGCTTCAATTGCTGTCGCCGGACGATATTGCGCAACTCTACGGCGAGCACTACATCATTCGCGTGCCGTACCGGTGGCGCGGCGCGACGCCGACGCCGCGCGACAACACCGACCTGAGCGCCGTGCTGTCGGGGCCGCTCGATGCGCCGCGCGTGACGGTCGCGTTCTATCCGGACATGGTGCTGGCGGTCAATGCGCGCGCGCAGGAAGCGCTGGCCAACCTGTATCGCGCGGTGCGCGAAGTGTCGTTCGGCGTGCAGGTGTCGCCCGGCAAGCTGGTGCTGATCAACAACCACTTCACGCTGCATTCGCGCGATCGCTTCGATCCGCAGTACGACGAGAACGATCGCGCGTTCCGCTGGGTGCAGCGCGTGTTCGTCGCGCGTAGCCTGTGGAATTTCCGCGCGTTCACGCCGCTGCAGGCGCGCGTGTTCGACCCGAAAGCGCTGTACGCGGGCGAATCGGCGCAGGCGAGGCAGCCGTCGCCGGCCGTGCAAGCCGCGCCGCCGCGCGCGGCCGCGGTCGAACTCGAAGCGGCGCCTGCGTGA
- a CDS encoding MFS transporter — MSDRAPALDRVERTPIAAAESPRASLRAILPTVAAASLGFAIVQLDVTVVNVAIPSLGHAFGSSVHGLQWIVDAYTLSFAALLLTSGTLADRFGSRRLFAYGLALFLLASLGCALAPSLAALVAARIAQGVGAAMILPTSLALITHACASDAAARVKAVAWWSATGGAISAAGPTLGGLLIDSLGWRAIFFINLPICALGLWLTLRHVQDSAAARTRLFDPAGQIVAVLVLGLLTGGIIRAGAYGIGDPYAAGALIASVALGASFVAIERRASAPMLPLAFFRIARVPSVLAIGAITNAAFYGLIFSLSVYFQNARGFTATESGLALAPLTIIMLANIASARLAVRYGFRATVIVGLAVSLAGYVWLWRTLAAHAPYALLAPGLAAMAIGGGIAIPALTSTMLGSVEAGRSATASAILNTARQVGAAIGVATLGALVAGQGAAIATGAARAFAVAAVLVAACVVLAVRWPGDPADTGTRA; from the coding sequence ATGAGCGATCGTGCCCCGGCGCTCGACCGCGTCGAGCGCACGCCGATCGCCGCCGCGGAATCGCCCCGCGCATCGCTGCGCGCCATCCTCCCGACCGTCGCCGCCGCGAGCCTCGGCTTCGCGATCGTCCAGCTCGACGTGACCGTGGTCAACGTCGCGATCCCGAGCCTCGGCCACGCGTTCGGATCGAGCGTCCACGGGCTGCAGTGGATCGTCGATGCCTATACGCTGTCGTTCGCCGCGCTGCTGCTGACGTCCGGCACGCTGGCCGACCGTTTCGGCAGCCGTCGACTGTTCGCGTACGGCCTTGCGCTGTTCCTGCTCGCGTCGCTCGGCTGCGCGCTCGCGCCGTCGCTGGCGGCGCTGGTTGCCGCGCGGATCGCGCAAGGCGTCGGCGCCGCGATGATCCTGCCCACGTCGCTCGCGCTCATCACGCATGCGTGCGCCAGCGATGCCGCCGCGCGCGTGAAAGCCGTCGCATGGTGGAGCGCGACGGGCGGCGCGATCAGCGCGGCCGGACCGACGCTCGGCGGCCTGCTGATCGATTCGCTCGGCTGGCGCGCGATCTTCTTCATCAACCTGCCGATCTGCGCGCTCGGGCTGTGGCTCACGCTGCGCCACGTGCAGGATTCGGCTGCCGCGCGCACGCGGCTGTTCGATCCGGCCGGCCAGATCGTCGCGGTGCTCGTGCTCGGACTGCTGACGGGCGGCATCATCCGGGCCGGGGCGTACGGGATCGGCGATCCGTATGCGGCCGGCGCACTGATCGCGTCGGTCGCGCTCGGCGCGTCGTTCGTCGCGATCGAGCGGCGCGCGAGCGCGCCGATGCTGCCGCTCGCGTTCTTCCGGATCGCGCGCGTGCCGAGCGTGCTCGCGATCGGCGCGATCACGAATGCGGCGTTCTACGGGCTGATCTTCTCGCTGAGTGTCTATTTCCAGAACGCGCGCGGCTTCACGGCGACCGAATCGGGGCTCGCGCTCGCGCCGCTCACGATCATCATGCTCGCCAACATCGCGAGCGCTCGGCTCGCGGTCCGCTACGGGTTTCGCGCGACCGTCATCGTCGGTCTCGCCGTGTCGCTCGCCGGCTATGTGTGGCTGTGGCGGACACTCGCCGCGCACGCGCCGTACGCGTTGCTGGCGCCCGGGCTCGCGGCGATGGCGATCGGCGGCGGCATCGCGATTCCCGCGCTGACGTCGACGATGCTCGGCAGTGTCGAGGCCGGGCGCTCGGCCACTGCGTCCGCGATCCTCAATACCGCACGCCAGGTGGGCGCCGCGATCGGCGTCGCGACGCTCGGCGCGCTGGTCGCCGGCCAAGGCGCGGCCATCGCGACCGGCGCGGCGCGCGCGTTCGCCGTGGCGGCCGTGCTCGTCGCGGCCTGTGTCGTGCTGGCGGTGCGCTGGCCCGGCGACCCGGCCGATACCGGCACGCGGGCCTGA
- a CDS encoding ATP-grasp domain-containing protein translates to MQHRFIDTVLIVDGASTAAYLAPAFRAYGIRCAHVISDPDLPAIYRNQFVPSDYIRQVQHRGDIDATLAQLSDLRIGAVLHGLDAALELADTLAERLDVPFRNPLATSAARRDKFAMNERIRQAGLRAPAHFHSTSVDEALDWARAHGTLPLVVKPARSAGVAGVKICRTLAQVEAAARDVLATRSLYNQPNDDIVIQSYSEGQEYIVDSVSFEGRHRVVSLWEVHRDRTHAPRLDKMLVLNHTDPRYAPLLDYAADVLDALDVRFGPTHLELFDTADGPTIVELNARLHGSLDPRLTSAVSGENHVSAAVEAVLHPERLFGDVAAPTDFRGYCGHVLLLSSRNGVLRQDFTWQAIQALPSFVGLKQWVKVGDSLRVTTDLQTALGTVGLYSPTFERLLEDCRRIREIEADFFADEGAVAPA, encoded by the coding sequence ATGCAGCATCGCTTCATCGATACCGTCCTGATCGTCGACGGCGCGTCGACCGCCGCTTACCTGGCCCCCGCGTTTCGCGCATACGGCATCCGTTGCGCGCATGTGATCAGCGACCCCGATCTGCCGGCAATCTACCGAAACCAGTTCGTGCCGTCCGACTACATCCGGCAGGTCCAGCATCGCGGCGACATCGACGCGACGCTCGCGCAACTGAGCGACCTGCGCATCGGCGCGGTGCTGCACGGCCTCGACGCGGCGCTCGAGCTGGCCGATACGCTGGCCGAGCGGCTCGACGTGCCGTTTCGCAACCCGCTCGCGACCTCCGCCGCGCGACGCGACAAGTTCGCGATGAACGAACGCATTCGTCAGGCCGGGCTGCGCGCGCCCGCGCACTTTCACAGCACGTCGGTCGACGAAGCGCTCGACTGGGCGCGCGCGCACGGCACGTTGCCGCTCGTGGTGAAGCCGGCGCGCAGCGCGGGCGTGGCCGGCGTGAAGATCTGCCGGACGCTCGCGCAGGTCGAGGCCGCCGCGCGCGACGTGCTGGCCACCCGTTCGCTGTACAACCAGCCGAACGACGACATCGTGATCCAGAGCTATTCCGAGGGGCAGGAATACATCGTCGACTCGGTGTCGTTCGAGGGCCGCCATCGCGTGGTCAGCCTGTGGGAGGTGCATCGCGACCGCACGCACGCGCCGCGGCTCGACAAGATGCTGGTGCTGAACCACACCGATCCGCGCTACGCGCCGCTGCTCGACTATGCGGCCGACGTGCTCGACGCGCTGGACGTGCGCTTCGGGCCGACCCATCTGGAGCTGTTCGATACGGCCGACGGCCCGACGATCGTCGAGCTGAACGCCCGTCTGCACGGCAGCCTCGATCCGCGGCTGACGAGCGCGGTCAGCGGCGAGAATCACGTGTCGGCCGCCGTCGAAGCCGTGCTGCATCCGGAGCGGCTGTTCGGCGACGTCGCCGCGCCGACGGATTTTCGCGGGTACTGCGGGCACGTGCTGTTGCTGTCGTCGCGCAACGGCGTGCTGCGGCAGGATTTCACGTGGCAGGCGATCCAGGCGCTGCCGTCGTTCGTCGGGCTCAAGCAGTGGGTCAAGGTCGGCGACTCGCTGCGCGTGACCACCGACCTGCAGACGGCGCTCGGCACGGTCGGCCTCTACAGCCCGACCTTCGAGCGGCTGCTCGAGGATTGCCGGCGGATTCGCGAAATCGAGGCCGACTTCTTCGCGGACGAAGGCGCGGTCGCGCCGGCCTAG
- a CDS encoding LysR substrate-binding domain-containing protein produces the protein MNIPLLETFRTVVQEGSALRAAERLGCTQSNVTARLRQLEESLDAPLFDRHGKRLVLNDAGRRLIPYCDRILRLVDEATQVVRETPVARGLRLGSMESTAATRLPALAAALKERDPALGLVVQIGSEPDLADALLRGRIDAALTARAVVRPGLRYEPAFAEDMVLASAATVTRRQLLADNTVRLLAFHDGCPYRAVAEHWLKARGVAIESVSSFGTFGAILGCVAAGMGVAILPKRITAEHVARKELRTHAFDDLGSVTTYLVTPDEAPALPELDALRAVLGRQAGALLAR, from the coding sequence ATGAACATCCCTCTCCTCGAAACTTTCCGGACCGTCGTGCAGGAAGGCAGCGCGTTGCGCGCGGCCGAACGGCTCGGCTGCACGCAATCGAACGTCACGGCGCGGCTGCGCCAGCTCGAAGAGTCGCTCGACGCGCCGCTGTTCGATCGACACGGCAAGCGGCTGGTGCTGAACGATGCCGGGCGCCGGCTGATTCCGTATTGCGACCGCATCCTGCGTCTCGTCGACGAAGCGACGCAGGTGGTGCGCGAAACGCCGGTAGCCCGCGGCTTGCGGCTGGGGTCGATGGAAAGCACGGCCGCCACGCGGCTGCCGGCGCTGGCCGCCGCGCTGAAGGAACGCGATCCGGCGCTCGGCCTCGTGGTGCAGATCGGCAGCGAGCCGGACCTGGCCGACGCGCTGTTGCGCGGCCGGATCGACGCGGCGCTCACCGCGCGCGCGGTCGTGCGGCCCGGGCTGCGTTACGAGCCCGCGTTCGCGGAAGACATGGTGCTGGCGAGCGCGGCGACCGTCACGCGCCGGCAACTGTTGGCCGACAACACGGTGCGCTTGCTCGCGTTTCACGACGGCTGCCCGTATCGCGCGGTCGCGGAGCACTGGCTGAAGGCGCGCGGTGTCGCGATCGAATCGGTGTCGTCGTTCGGCACGTTCGGCGCGATCCTCGGCTGCGTCGCGGCCGGGATGGGCGTCGCGATCCTGCCGAAGCGGATCACGGCCGAGCACGTGGCGCGCAAGGAGCTGCGCACGCATGCGTTCGACGATCTCGGCAGCGTGACCACCTACCTCGTCACGCCCGACGAAGCGCCTGCGCTGCCCGAACTCGACGCATTGCGCGCGGTGCTCGGCCGGCAGGCCGGTGCGCTGCTCGCACGCTGA
- a CDS encoding ATP-grasp domain-containing protein produces the protein MKRLIVIGARATGSSVALVRAALARQAAVTVVTAPGHRLDGVFPDGVETVNLAPDANQLAGWLRARFADELDTLRVTTAHDTYARTAAWVADALGLPGPDARHVAHAVSKSNQKALLAAHGIPAAQFVAGTLAAPAALAAAAAALRLPVVVKPSEGSASDGVRRCEDVAAVRAQLDALAAMQADDASRATERVVIEEFLEGSEYCVEYFDGRYVGALRKLKRHGAGFLERGYTSELDLDADTLHALIDVGTRATAAAGLTWGPVHLDCIVHDGVPHVIELNPRIAGSFICDIVRDGYGFNVVEALLDKLDGRTVTIPELFEPHAYARAEFLLDSDPGAWRFAQAGEIDDGAVRISYGPQVLPDRERRAFLYVRVALPAVHGSADDAGSAAERRAVVQPTRAAAPSPALNPSAGEIA, from the coding sequence ATGAAGCGACTCATCGTGATCGGCGCACGCGCCACCGGCAGCAGCGTCGCGCTGGTGCGCGCCGCCCTCGCACGCCAGGCGGCCGTGACCGTCGTCACCGCGCCCGGCCATCGTCTCGACGGCGTGTTTCCCGACGGCGTCGAGACGGTCAATCTCGCGCCCGACGCCAACCAGCTCGCCGGCTGGCTGCGCGCGCGCTTCGCGGACGAACTGGACACGCTGCGCGTGACGACCGCGCACGACACCTATGCACGCACCGCCGCATGGGTCGCCGATGCGCTCGGGCTGCCCGGCCCCGATGCACGCCACGTCGCGCACGCGGTGTCGAAGTCGAACCAGAAGGCATTGCTCGCCGCGCACGGGATCCCGGCCGCGCAGTTCGTCGCGGGCACGCTGGCCGCGCCGGCGGCGCTCGCGGCCGCGGCTGCCGCGTTGCGCTTGCCGGTCGTCGTCAAACCGTCGGAAGGCTCCGCGAGCGACGGCGTGCGCCGCTGCGAGGACGTGGCCGCCGTGCGCGCGCAGCTGGACGCGCTCGCCGCCATGCAAGCCGATGACGCTTCGCGTGCGACCGAACGCGTCGTCATCGAGGAATTCCTGGAGGGCAGCGAATACTGCGTCGAGTATTTCGACGGTCGATACGTCGGCGCGCTGCGCAAGCTGAAGCGGCACGGCGCCGGTTTTCTCGAGCGCGGGTATACATCCGAACTCGATCTCGACGCCGACACGCTGCATGCGCTGATCGACGTCGGCACGCGTGCGACGGCCGCCGCCGGGCTCACGTGGGGGCCCGTGCATCTCGACTGCATCGTGCACGACGGCGTGCCGCACGTGATCGAACTGAATCCGCGCATCGCGGGCAGCTTCATCTGCGACATCGTGCGCGACGGCTACGGCTTCAACGTGGTCGAAGCGTTGCTCGACAAGCTCGATGGACGGACGGTGACGATTCCCGAGCTTTTCGAGCCGCACGCGTATGCGCGCGCCGAATTCCTGCTCGACAGCGATCCCGGTGCGTGGCGGTTCGCGCAGGCCGGCGAGATCGACGACGGCGCGGTCAGGATCAGCTATGGGCCGCAAGTGCTGCCCGATCGCGAACGGCGCGCGTTTCTTTATGTGCGCGTTGCGTTGCCGGCTGTGCATGGTTCAGCGGACGACGCGGGTTCCGCGGCCGAGCGCCGAGCCGTCGTGCAGCCGACGCGGGCGGCGGCTCCGTCTCCCGCTCTGAATCCTTCCGCCGGAGAAATAGCGTGA
- a CDS encoding NIPSNAP family protein, with protein sequence MPYELTTLACPLTDQDTVSGRAHRWVSDADARGRLLGAWRTEIGELSRIVVLRGFETMDELQHERNRALRAERPFGIESASVRLAMESYALFPFLPDVEPAAFGGFHEIRRYWLKAGGIAPTISAWERAIGPAHAYTSHLVCNLYALDGPPRITHIWGFSSLEERMALRKRHYAEGLWPPTGGPEQIESATSTIGLPEAWSPLH encoded by the coding sequence ATGCCGTATGAACTCACGACGTTGGCGTGTCCGCTTACGGACCAGGACACGGTGTCCGGCCGTGCGCATCGCTGGGTGTCGGATGCCGACGCGCGAGGGCGCCTGCTGGGCGCATGGCGCACGGAAATCGGCGAGCTGTCGCGGATTGTCGTGCTGCGTGGCTTCGAGACGATGGATGAATTGCAGCATGAACGCAATCGGGCATTGCGCGCCGAGCGACCTTTCGGAATTGAAAGCGCGTCCGTTCGATTGGCGATGGAAAGCTATGCGCTGTTTCCTTTTCTGCCCGACGTCGAACCGGCGGCATTCGGCGGCTTCCACGAGATTCGCCGCTACTGGCTGAAAGCCGGCGGTATTGCGCCGACCATTTCCGCGTGGGAGCGTGCGATAGGTCCGGCCCACGCCTATACGTCGCATCTCGTTTGCAACCTGTACGCGCTAGATGGACCGCCGCGCATCACGCACATTTGGGGATTCTCGAGTCTGGAAGAACGCATGGCGTTGAGAAAGCGGCACTATGCGGAGGGTCTTTGGCCTCCGACGGGCGGTCCGGAGCAGATCGAAAGCGCGACGTCGACGATCGGCTTGCCGGAGGCGTGGTCGCCGCTGCACTGA
- a CDS encoding LysR family transcriptional regulator has translation MDLLKAMAVFVRIVETGSLTAAAQASNLSPTMVGNYLQALENRLGAVLVHRTTRKQKVSAFGHAYYERCVEVLGLVDDTEQLALAHLQQPRGRLRVTAPVVFTNECLVPALADYYRRYPEVQLDIVATDSLADLFDDGFEAAIRIGALANPDVVARPLAPYRLVLCASPAYVREHGAPTTPQALAEHQCLTYAYPPRSEWHAAQPRWMLEGPDGPTSIAVDGRLKIDSADALRRATLRGLGIAMLPSMLIRDDIRDARLVELMPDFAGPERPMNLLYLQERRKSPKLRSFTEFVVERFGAG, from the coding sequence ATGGATCTCCTCAAGGCGATGGCCGTATTCGTCCGTATCGTGGAAACGGGTAGCCTGACCGCAGCCGCGCAAGCGTCCAACCTGTCGCCGACCATGGTCGGCAACTACCTTCAGGCTTTGGAAAATCGGCTGGGCGCGGTCCTCGTGCACCGCACGACCCGTAAGCAGAAAGTCAGCGCGTTCGGCCACGCTTACTACGAGCGATGCGTCGAAGTCCTCGGCCTGGTCGACGACACGGAACAGCTTGCGCTCGCTCACCTCCAGCAGCCGCGAGGGCGTTTGCGCGTGACCGCGCCCGTCGTGTTTACGAACGAGTGCCTGGTTCCCGCGCTCGCGGACTATTACCGGCGCTACCCCGAGGTCCAGCTCGATATCGTCGCAACCGACTCGCTCGCCGATCTGTTCGACGACGGTTTCGAGGCAGCCATTCGCATCGGTGCGCTCGCCAACCCGGATGTGGTGGCGCGGCCGCTGGCGCCCTATCGGCTGGTGCTGTGCGCGTCTCCCGCTTACGTTCGCGAACACGGTGCGCCGACTACGCCGCAAGCGCTTGCCGAGCATCAATGCCTGACGTATGCGTATCCGCCCCGATCGGAATGGCACGCGGCGCAACCTCGATGGATGCTGGAAGGTCCGGACGGGCCGACGAGCATCGCCGTGGACGGCAGGCTGAAAATCGACAGTGCGGACGCGTTGCGCCGGGCGACATTGAGAGGGCTCGGTATCGCGATGCTTCCGTCCATGTTGATACGCGACGACATTCGCGACGCGCGCCTCGTCGAGCTCATGCCGGACTTCGCCGGGCCGGAACGGCCGATGAATCTGCTTTATCTGCAGGAGAGGCGGAAATCGCCGAAGCTTCGTAGCTTCACTGAATTCGTGGTCGAACGGTTCGGCGCCGGATAG
- a CDS encoding DUF3857 domain-containing protein, which produces MLITRDRRSISIGRMIRAHVAVAAIVTHATVAYSADSSPAFTVLSDDNVYTVNRDGSSTHDQARSIRVETERGVRSYGQVSYRYSRELQKFDVLEAYTTTRDGVRIDVPASAIFTRQSASSVHAPSFDDNLVKTIVFPGVEPGATVTMRTRETQVTPLFPGHFSADDTFPTNKPIQSASITIDAPASMALHADVVDMQGGREAADVDGRQIWRWTIKDARAQPFEANAPSIDDRSPRLAVTTFPDYAALGQAYAARAHAQATVTPDVQALADLVTNGIVDRRDQADALYRWVSRNIRYVAVFLGFGGVVPHTAQDVLQARYGDCKDHTTLLQALLAAKGISSGTVLVNADSRYWLPSVASPLAVFNHAITYVPEFDVYLDSTAGTARFGTLPFNEAGKQALLTGIGNAESRLIVLPVAHADADTVTVTTHTTLDPSGTVRGNSKVENRGEYDWTARSVFARLPAGSEPVFAQAFLTASGSEGTGRYRHGDIGDLRTAFTFSSVFELPDYTPLPGPGAMRVPRGLGGFDTVASAFDWTGPTKRNTPLLFKAGRFSEITKLELPTSMKVLGLPKPVTVTSSFGTYTSSYAMEGSTVSVTRSLELNSPRPYLQPDEYPEFRRMARSIKHDLAAQIVYR; this is translated from the coding sequence ATGCTGATTACGCGAGACCGTCGATCCATTTCAATCGGCCGCATGATTCGGGCACACGTCGCCGTGGCGGCAATCGTCACGCATGCAACAGTCGCGTATTCCGCCGATTCCTCTCCCGCCTTCACCGTCCTGTCCGACGACAATGTCTACACCGTGAATCGCGACGGCTCGTCGACCCACGATCAAGCAAGATCGATCCGCGTCGAGACGGAACGGGGCGTCAGATCGTATGGTCAGGTTTCCTATCGATATAGCCGCGAGTTGCAGAAATTCGACGTGCTCGAGGCCTACACCACCACGCGCGACGGCGTGCGGATCGACGTTCCGGCCAGCGCAATCTTCACGCGTCAAAGTGCGTCGAGCGTCCACGCCCCCAGCTTCGACGACAACCTCGTCAAGACGATCGTCTTTCCCGGCGTCGAGCCCGGCGCGACCGTGACCATGCGCACGCGCGAGACGCAGGTCACGCCGCTGTTCCCCGGGCACTTCTCCGCCGACGACACGTTTCCGACCAACAAGCCGATCCAGAGCGCCAGCATCACGATCGACGCGCCCGCGTCGATGGCGCTGCATGCGGATGTCGTCGACATGCAGGGTGGACGGGAGGCAGCCGACGTCGACGGCCGGCAAATCTGGCGCTGGACGATCAAGGATGCGCGTGCGCAGCCATTCGAAGCGAATGCGCCGAGTATCGACGACCGCAGCCCGCGGCTCGCGGTCACGACGTTTCCGGACTACGCGGCGCTCGGACAGGCATACGCCGCCCGTGCGCACGCACAAGCGACGGTCACGCCCGACGTGCAGGCGCTGGCCGATCTCGTCACGAACGGAATCGTCGACCGGCGCGATCAAGCGGATGCCCTCTATCGATGGGTGAGCCGAAACATCCGCTACGTTGCCGTGTTCCTCGGTTTCGGCGGCGTCGTTCCGCACACCGCACAGGACGTCCTGCAGGCGCGCTACGGCGACTGCAAGGACCATACGACGCTGCTGCAGGCGCTGCTGGCGGCAAAAGGCATCTCGAGCGGCACGGTACTCGTGAATGCGGACAGTCGCTATTGGCTGCCTTCGGTGGCGAGCCCGCTGGCCGTATTCAATCACGCGATCACCTACGTTCCCGAATTCGACGTCTACCTCGACTCGACGGCCGGTACGGCCCGATTCGGCACGCTACCTTTCAACGAGGCAGGAAAGCAGGCGTTGCTGACGGGCATCGGCAATGCAGAGTCTCGCTTGATCGTGCTTCCCGTTGCACACGCCGATGCCGACACGGTGACGGTCACCACGCACACCACGCTCGACCCGTCCGGTACCGTTCGCGGCAACAGCAAAGTCGAAAACCGCGGCGAATACGACTGGACCGCCCGCTCCGTGTTCGCCCGGTTGCCGGCAGGTTCCGAACCGGTGTTTGCGCAAGCATTCCTTACCGCGAGCGGATCGGAGGGCACCGGCCGCTACCGTCACGGCGACATCGGCGATCTCCGAACCGCGTTTACGTTTTCCAGCGTATTCGAACTACCGGACTACACCCCGCTCCCCGGCCCCGGCGCGATGCGTGTCCCAAGAGGACTGGGCGGCTTCGACACGGTCGCCAGTGCCTTTGACTGGACAGGACCGACCAAACGCAACACCCCGCTCCTGTTCAAAGCCGGGCGCTTCAGCGAAATCACGAAACTGGAGTTGCCGACGTCGATGAAGGTGTTGGGCCTTCCGAAGCCCGTCACGGTGACTTCGTCGTTCGGCACTTATACGTCTTCCTATGCAATGGAAGGCAGCACCGTCAGCGTGACCCGGTCGCTCGAGCTGAATTCGCCGCGGCCGTATCTGCAGCCGGACGAGTACCCCGAATTCCGACGCATGGCCAGGTCGATCAAGCACGACCTCGCCGCGCAGATCGTCTATCGATGA